In the Sediminibacter sp. Hel_I_10 genome, one interval contains:
- a CDS encoding acetyl-CoA hydrolase/transferase family protein — translation MYSPISAEEAVKKISSNQRVYIQAAAAAPQALIKAMSARHEELRNVEICQLHTEGEAPYANPDFKRSFHVNSFFIGKNVRHTLKSGNGSYTPVFLSELPTIFKRNILKLDVVLIHVSVPDRHGYCSLGVSVEATLAAIDNAAYVIAQVNTFMPRTHGAGIIHVSEIDAFVESNEPLPTHVMAEPSAIENKIGDYVAHLIEDRSTLQMGIGSIPNAVLTRLTNHKDLGLHTEMFSDGVIDLILNNVINGNFKAVNRGRALSTFLIGSQRLYDYVDDNPFVEMRASNYTNDVSVIKQNPRMVAINSAIEVDVTGQVCADSIGANMYSGVGGQMDFIRGAALSEGGKAIIALPSTTKNGISRIVPSLNSGAGVVTTRAHVHYVVTEYGVANLYGKTITQRVKSLVEIAHPDHREAIDKAYHTLTQY, via the coding sequence ATGTACTCACCAATATCTGCTGAAGAAGCTGTAAAAAAGATCAGTTCTAACCAACGTGTCTATATTCAAGCCGCGGCGGCAGCACCTCAAGCGCTTATAAAAGCAATGTCTGCAAGACATGAGGAATTACGAAATGTAGAAATATGCCAATTGCATACCGAAGGAGAGGCGCCTTATGCCAATCCTGATTTTAAAAGAAGTTTTCATGTCAATTCATTTTTTATTGGTAAAAATGTTAGACATACCCTAAAATCAGGAAACGGTTCTTACACGCCTGTTTTTTTAAGCGAGCTACCTACAATTTTCAAAAGAAATATTCTAAAATTAGATGTTGTACTTATTCATGTCTCAGTGCCAGATCGCCATGGCTATTGCTCACTAGGTGTTTCTGTAGAGGCAACATTGGCGGCTATTGATAATGCGGCTTATGTAATTGCCCAAGTCAATACCTTTATGCCAAGAACGCATGGTGCGGGAATCATCCACGTATCAGAGATTGATGCCTTTGTAGAAAGTAATGAACCCTTACCAACCCATGTTATGGCCGAGCCTTCTGCTATAGAAAACAAGATTGGTGATTATGTAGCTCATTTAATTGAGGATCGAAGCACCTTACAAATGGGCATAGGAAGCATTCCCAATGCCGTGTTGACCCGATTGACGAATCATAAGGATTTGGGTTTGCACACAGAGATGTTTTCTGATGGGGTGATTGATTTGATCCTCAATAACGTGATCAACGGAAATTTTAAAGCTGTGAATCGCGGTCGCGCGCTGTCTACATTTTTAATTGGTTCTCAGCGTTTGTATGATTATGTTGACGATAATCCTTTTGTAGAAATGCGTGCCTCCAACTACACCAATGATGTATCGGTGATTAAACAAAATCCCAGGATGGTGGCTATTAACTCAGCGATTGAAGTAGACGTCACTGGTCAGGTTTGCGCAGATTCTATTGGAGCAAATATGTATTCTGGTGTTGGTGGTCAAATGGATTTTATACGCGGGGCTGCATTAAGCGAAGGAGGTAAAGCAATTATTGCGTTACCATCAACTACAAAAAATGGCATAAGTAGAATTGTACCTTCTTTAAATTCTGGTGCGGGAGTTGTAACGACCAGGGCTCACGTACATTATGTTGTTACAGAATATGGGGTTGCTAATCTCTATGGAAAAACCATTACTCAGCGTGTGAAATCTCTAGTCGAAATTGCACATCCAGATCACCGTGAAGCTATCGACAAAGCCTATCATACCTTAACGCAATACTAA
- a CDS encoding BT0820 family HAD-type phosphatase — translation MNFLEKLVIAIDFDGTIVEDAYPKIGKPRIFAFETMKRLQKDGHRLILWTYRCGSKLDEAVAFCKENGITFYAVNHSFPEEQFENSISRKIHADLFIDDRNIGGVLGWGEIYQMITKETPEMPAKKPKKGLFSFFKK, via the coding sequence ATGAACTTTTTAGAAAAACTGGTCATTGCAATCGATTTTGACGGCACTATTGTAGAGGACGCTTATCCTAAAATAGGAAAGCCGCGCATCTTTGCCTTTGAAACTATGAAACGCCTCCAAAAAGATGGGCATCGCCTTATTCTTTGGACCTATCGTTGTGGCTCTAAATTAGATGAAGCTGTAGCGTTCTGTAAAGAGAATGGCATTACGTTTTATGCGGTAAACCATAGTTTTCCAGAAGAACAGTTTGAAAACAGCATAAGTCGTAAGATCCATGCCGATTTATTTATTGACGATCGCAACATTGGCGGCGTTTTAGGCTGGGGAGAAATCTACCAGATGATCACCAAGGAAACGCCAGAAATGCCCGCAAAGAAACCTAAAAAAGGATTGTTTTCATTTTTCAAAAAGTAG
- the gpmI gene encoding 2,3-bisphosphoglycerate-independent phosphoglycerate mutase, giving the protein MNKKVILMILDGWGLSPDPKVSAIDNAKTPFIDSLYHNYSHATLRTDGLNVGLPEGQMGNSEVGHTNLGAGRIVYQDLVKINLAIKDNTLKDEKTLADAFAYAKNNQKSVHFLGLLSDGGVHSHIDHLFGLIDAANNAGVQQSYVHAFTDGRDVDPKSGFGYVTSLEDHMKNTNTKLATVTGRYYAMDRDNRWERIKLAYDAMVNGEGLHSKNATESIEDYYDKDVTDEFIKPIVMVDDADKPVTKIADGDVIIFFNFRTDRGRELTEALSQSDFHEQNMHKLDLYYVTMTNYDESFKDVKVIYSKDNLTETLGEVLEKHNKKQIRIAETEKYPHVTFFFSGGQETPFKGETRIMKNSPKVATYDLQPEMSAFELTDALVPELKKGDVDFVCLNFANGDMVGHTGVMEAAIKACEAVDTCVKKVVETGLDNDYTTILIADHGNCETMINPDGSPNTAHTTNPVPIILIDNDKTSISDGILGDIAPTILKLMGIEQPEIMTQKSLV; this is encoded by the coding sequence ATGAACAAAAAAGTAATTTTGATGATATTAGATGGCTGGGGCTTATCTCCAGACCCTAAAGTTTCGGCTATAGACAATGCCAAAACCCCGTTTATAGATTCACTTTACCACAACTACTCTCACGCCACTTTGAGAACCGACGGTCTAAATGTTGGTTTACCAGAAGGACAAATGGGCAATAGTGAAGTTGGTCATACCAACCTGGGAGCAGGACGTATTGTTTATCAAGATTTGGTTAAAATTAATTTAGCCATAAAAGACAATACCCTAAAGGATGAAAAAACGTTGGCAGATGCCTTTGCATATGCTAAAAACAATCAGAAATCTGTTCACTTTTTAGGTTTATTAAGTGATGGTGGCGTTCACTCTCACATAGATCACTTATTTGGTTTGATTGATGCCGCAAATAATGCTGGGGTACAACAGTCATACGTTCATGCATTTACAGATGGCCGTGATGTAGATCCTAAATCTGGTTTTGGCTATGTGACCTCTCTTGAAGACCACATGAAAAACACCAATACCAAATTGGCTACCGTCACTGGTCGTTATTACGCCATGGATAGAGACAATCGTTGGGAACGCATAAAATTAGCTTACGATGCCATGGTGAATGGCGAAGGGCTACACAGCAAAAATGCTACTGAATCTATCGAGGATTATTATGATAAGGATGTTACTGATGAGTTTATCAAGCCTATTGTTATGGTTGACGATGCAGATAAGCCTGTAACAAAAATAGCCGATGGTGACGTCATTATCTTTTTCAATTTTAGAACAGATCGTGGAAGAGAATTGACAGAAGCACTTTCTCAGAGCGATTTTCATGAGCAAAACATGCACAAACTAGATCTTTACTACGTTACAATGACCAATTACGACGAGTCATTTAAAGACGTGAAAGTCATTTACAGTAAAGATAACCTCACCGAAACATTAGGTGAAGTTTTAGAAAAACACAATAAAAAGCAAATTCGTATTGCCGAAACGGAAAAATATCCACACGTCACCTTTTTCTTTTCTGGCGGTCAAGAAACACCTTTTAAAGGAGAAACTAGAATTATGAAAAATTCTCCAAAGGTGGCTACTTATGATTTACAGCCAGAAATGAGCGCTTTTGAACTCACTGATGCATTGGTCCCTGAACTTAAAAAAGGAGATGTTGACTTTGTTTGTCTCAACTTTGCTAACGGTGATATGGTTGGTCATACAGGAGTCATGGAAGCAGCCATAAAAGCCTGTGAAGCGGTTGACACCTGTGTAAAGAAAGTTGTTGAGACTGGATTAGACAATGATTATACGACCATCTTAATTGCAGATCATGGCAATTGTGAAACCATGATTAATCCTGATGGCAGCCCCAATACCGCCCACACCACCAATCCCGTACCTATCATACTTATAGATAATGACAAAACCTCTATAAGCGATGGAATTTTAGGAGACATTGCACCTACCATTTTAAAACTTATGGGAATTGAGCAGCCAGAAATCATGACACAAAAATCCTTAGTATAG
- a CDS encoding ankyrin repeat domain-containing protein → MKKTAIIIAIALGFSINSLNASNDISTTSKIEVVNKKSVNPFCMAIVKGDFETVKKLIELGQDVNEKSNGLTPAMYAAKFNRLDVLKVLVEQGAKLNKKSDKGMTAEKYAKLSNATDVLTYMEGLES, encoded by the coding sequence ATGAAAAAAACAGCAATCATTATCGCAATCGCATTAGGATTCTCAATCAACTCCTTAAATGCTTCAAATGACATTTCTACAACCTCTAAAATTGAAGTTGTAAACAAGAAAAGCGTCAATCCATTTTGCATGGCCATCGTAAAAGGTGACTTTGAGACCGTTAAAAAATTAATTGAACTTGGCCAAGATGTCAATGAAAAATCAAACGGACTCACCCCAGCCATGTATGCTGCTAAATTTAACCGTTTAGACGTATTGAAAGTACTGGTAGAACAAGGCGCCAAGTTGAATAAAAAAAGCGACAAAGGGATGACCGCTGAGAAATACGCGAAACTTTCTAACGCCACAGATGTTCTAACCTATATGGAAGGCTTAGAATCATAA
- a CDS encoding M15 family metallopeptidase, whose translation MNRTHFIKSTVLGGLALGILPQLSFADFSNGISNEELIGKGKPHLFGKNYKLREEAHEAFMRMASEAKKSNIHIQVVSSYRSYEHQNRIWERKYKSNANNGMTPENNIKKIIEYSTIPGTSRHHWGTDLDIIDANVAQPSSVLQPRHFEENGCYRTLKVWMDQHANSFGFYLVYTDVDSRKGFKYEPWHYSYKPLAQSYLKAYLDLDLLNTIQSEALMGSTHFSKTFINAYVQEHILDINPALL comes from the coding sequence ATGAACAGAACGCATTTTATAAAATCTACAGTACTAGGTGGTCTGGCATTGGGAATACTTCCACAGCTGTCCTTTGCTGATTTTTCCAATGGTATTAGTAACGAAGAACTCATTGGTAAGGGTAAACCTCATCTTTTTGGTAAAAATTATAAACTCCGCGAAGAAGCTCACGAGGCTTTTATGAGGATGGCTTCCGAAGCAAAAAAAAGCAATATCCATATTCAAGTGGTTTCTAGCTACCGTAGTTATGAACATCAAAACAGAATTTGGGAGCGAAAATATAAGAGCAACGCCAATAATGGCATGACACCAGAAAACAACATCAAAAAAATAATTGAATACTCTACAATCCCAGGCACCTCGAGACATCATTGGGGTACCGATTTAGATATCATAGATGCCAATGTTGCACAACCATCGTCGGTTTTACAACCGCGCCATTTTGAAGAAAACGGTTGTTACAGAACTCTAAAAGTATGGATGGATCAGCACGCCAATAGTTTTGGATTCTATTTGGTGTATACCGATGTAGATAGCAGAAAAGGATTTAAGTACGAACCTTGGCATTACAGTTACAAACCATTAGCTCAATCTTACCTCAAAGCTTACCTCGACCTTGATCTTTTAAACACTATCCAAAGTGAAGCATTAATGGGAAGCACACATTTCTCTAAAACCTTTATCAATGCCTATGTTCAAGAACATATCTTAGATATTAACCCTGCGTTATTATAG
- a CDS encoding GNAT family N-acetyltransferase, translating into MTKTAFHIIEISAKETYSVRQPVLRAGRPLADCAFVNDDLESTLHFGLYKGDLLIGVATFLLQNSKLFPERIQYQLRGMAILEPYQGQKLGDLLLRHGEHILQQQKAQRIWCNAREKASRFYKKHDYASIGEPFEIPDVGTHYVMSKPIAADTL; encoded by the coding sequence TTGACTAAAACAGCTTTTCATATTATCGAAATTTCCGCAAAAGAAACCTACAGCGTGAGACAGCCGGTGCTTAGAGCTGGAAGACCATTGGCAGATTGTGCTTTTGTAAATGATGATCTCGAATCTACATTGCATTTTGGCTTATATAAAGGCGACCTCCTTATTGGCGTGGCTACGTTTCTTCTTCAAAATAGCAAGCTCTTTCCTGAGCGTATCCAATATCAATTGAGGGGTATGGCCATTCTTGAGCCCTATCAAGGTCAAAAACTGGGAGACCTACTATTACGCCACGGAGAACACATACTACAACAACAAAAGGCACAACGCATTTGGTGCAATGCGCGAGAGAAGGCTAGCCGGTTTTATAAAAAACACGATTACGCTAGTATTGGTGAGCCTTTCGAAATTCCCGATGTTGGCACACATTATGTAATGAGTAAACCAATTGCTGCTGATACACTTTAA
- a CDS encoding GNAT family N-acetyltransferase, with the protein MNFRFEILNPSEINSIIPMVQKLSGFKVSEAVLKARFADMVDQHYECAVVYDEEALIGVSGLWFSTRHYSGKSVEVDHVYIEEAYRNIGLGKEFMAWIYEYGKLKGCEAVELNTYVQNHASHKFYHNEGFQALAYHFLKRF; encoded by the coding sequence ATGAATTTTCGTTTTGAGATCCTAAATCCATCAGAGATTAATAGTATTATTCCTATGGTGCAGAAGCTTTCTGGCTTTAAAGTTTCCGAAGCTGTTTTAAAAGCCCGTTTTGCAGATATGGTTGACCAGCATTACGAATGCGCTGTAGTGTATGACGAGGAAGCCCTTATTGGCGTTTCTGGACTTTGGTTTAGCACAAGACATTACTCTGGTAAATCGGTAGAGGTGGATCACGTTTATATTGAAGAGGCGTATCGAAATATAGGTTTAGGGAAAGAATTTATGGCTTGGATCTATGAGTATGGAAAACTTAAGGGATGTGAAGCGGTTGAACTCAACACTTATGTGCAAAACCATGCCTCTCATAAGTTTTATCATAATGAAGGGTTTCAAGCGTTGGCGTATCACTTTTTGAAACGATTTTAA
- the pepE gene encoding dipeptidase PepE: MKNIIIASTSTLHGSGTLEYLLEDLSQIFKDTSEILFIPYARPSGISHDDYTERVTKPFHTIDKTVKGIHEFENAIAAVKDAKAIFVGGGNTFLLVSQLYKHQLLEPITTVVKAGTPYLGTSAGSNICGLTMNTTNDMPIVYPPSFKTFGFVPFNINPHYLDPDLNSTHKGETRETRIKEFHQFNTQPVVGLREGSWLRVQDKSILLKGDLPARVFEHAKAPYEISPETDLKDLK; this comes from the coding sequence ATGAAAAATATTATAATTGCAAGCACCTCGACGCTACACGGCAGTGGCACTTTAGAATATTTATTAGAAGATTTATCCCAAATTTTTAAAGACACCTCAGAAATTCTTTTCATTCCCTATGCAAGACCTAGCGGGATTTCTCATGACGATTATACTGAGCGTGTTACAAAACCATTTCATACCATAGACAAAACAGTTAAGGGCATTCATGAGTTTGAAAATGCCATTGCAGCAGTAAAAGATGCCAAGGCTATTTTTGTTGGTGGTGGAAATACGTTTTTATTAGTAAGCCAACTCTACAAACATCAACTTTTAGAGCCGATAACCACAGTTGTTAAAGCAGGAACACCTTATCTGGGCACTAGTGCAGGTAGTAATATTTGCGGTTTAACCATGAACACTACTAACGATATGCCCATTGTGTACCCGCCTAGTTTTAAAACTTTTGGTTTTGTTCCATTTAATATCAATCCGCACTATTTAGATCCTGATCTTAACAGCACCCATAAAGGCGAAACCAGAGAAACGCGCATCAAAGAATTTCATCAATTCAACACCCAACCTGTTGTAGGATTGCGTGAAGGGAGCTGGCTAAGAGTGCAAGACAAGTCTATTTTATTAAAAGGCGATTTACCCGCACGAGTATTTGAGCATGCAAAAGCACCTTATGAAATCTCTCCCGAAACCGATTTGAAAGATTTGAAATAA
- a CDS encoding carboxypeptidase-like regulatory domain-containing protein has translation MKRALLLFVLTISTLTAFSQSMVRTQIHGKIIVENSDVEGITIFNTSSDKGVVTDEKGEFDIDVKLNDLIEVRALQYQNFNVQVNEAILESKRLRIFLIEQINKLDEILVMTSGLTGELQSDVEMVKTFNPKLDALYFGIKKSDEYEFSADPRTEVDNEAMHSQMPTMVNGLNIVNVVDQLLLPLFRSGAKDIKDSGVPEVPETHVRTYMGSEYLVDNFGIPKGEVNEFIAYVYDDNFNYDLLNYGNEMEFLEFLNTKSKQFLKAKGGKN, from the coding sequence ATGAAACGAGCTTTACTACTATTTGTACTTACAATTTCAACATTAACAGCATTCTCCCAAAGTATGGTGCGGACTCAGATTCATGGAAAAATTATTGTCGAAAACAGCGACGTTGAGGGGATTACGATTTTTAATACGTCTTCAGATAAAGGAGTGGTTACTGATGAGAAAGGAGAATTTGACATTGATGTGAAATTAAATGATCTGATTGAAGTAAGAGCCCTACAATATCAAAATTTCAATGTGCAGGTTAATGAAGCCATTCTAGAATCTAAACGCTTACGAATATTTCTAATTGAACAGATCAATAAACTCGATGAAATATTGGTAATGACTTCTGGACTTACAGGGGAGCTTCAAAGCGATGTGGAAATGGTTAAGACATTTAATCCTAAATTAGATGCGCTGTATTTTGGAATTAAAAAGAGTGATGAATATGAATTTTCAGCAGATCCCCGTACCGAAGTAGACAATGAAGCCATGCATTCTCAAATGCCGACCATGGTCAATGGACTAAACATTGTAAATGTTGTTGATCAATTATTACTGCCATTGTTTAGATCTGGAGCCAAGGACATTAAAGATTCTGGGGTGCCTGAAGTCCCTGAAACACATGTAAGAACCTATATGGGATCTGAGTATTTGGTAGATAACTTCGGAATTCCGAAAGGTGAGGTGAATGAATTTATCGCTTATGTTTATGATGATAATTTTAATTATGATTTATTGAACTACGGTAATGAAATGGAGTTTTTAGAGTTTCTTAATACCAAAAGCAAGCAGTTTTTAAAAGCTAAAGGTGGAAAGAATTAA